A portion of the Pleurocapsa minor HA4230-MV1 genome contains these proteins:
- a CDS encoding DUF2237 domain-containing protein: MNAKNVLGGELKICCTSPMTGFYRNGKCDTGAEDRGVHIVCAEVTAKFLTFSQEQGNDLSTPMPMYNFPGLKPGDCWCLCALRWKEALDAGFAPPINLEATHESMLNFLPLEVLKEHSMELNK; this comes from the coding sequence ATGAATGCCAAGAATGTTTTAGGTGGAGAATTAAAAATATGCTGCACCTCTCCCATGACAGGATTTTATCGTAATGGGAAATGTGATACTGGGGCAGAAGATCGAGGTGTACATATAGTTTGTGCTGAAGTTACCGCTAAGTTTTTAACTTTTAGCCAGGAACAAGGGAATGACCTCAGTACACCGATGCCGATGTATAATTTTCCAGGTTTAAAACCAGGAGACTGTTGGTGTTTGTGTGCCTTACGCTGGAAAGAAGCATTAGATGCAGGTTTTGCACCACCCATTAATCTTGAAGCTACCCATGAATCCATGCTGAACTTTCTTCCCCTAGAGGTGCTGAAAGAACACTCAATGGAGTTGAATAAGTAG
- a CDS encoding sodium:proton antiporter: protein METIFLAIEPSLTEVSIEDNLEQFLIVLSVSLSVATISRIFSWFRQIPYTLLLVIVGLGLAFVDIRLVSLSPELILEIFLPPLLFEAAWNTRWRSLQNSLIPVSLFAIFGVVISVVGVAFPLSYFTNMSLATALLVAASLSSTDPVSVVALLRELGASKRLTILMEGESLFNDGVAVVAFLLLVNIPLGIGEFDISTIIIRFITFVGIGFSVGGLIGFAISYLTQRFDLPLVEQSLTLVSAYGTYLITEELGGSGVIGVVIAGIILGNFGSRVGMNPRTRLLVSEFWDFLAFFVNSIVFLLIGDQINFSSLKSNFGLIVMAIAFVSFTRAIMIFGLGNISNLFSQTKTNLREQTVLWWGGLRGSVSIALALSVPEVLASRQEIIDTVFGVVLFSLLVQGLSMKWLLSTLDLVGDQPLRQEYSELLARKVAMKRVLKYLINNELASEIDPEYYRYQQELVKGELESIKDKMVSMQKKYENLRSLTIEQLNEQMLDIEADTYAEFIRAGKLNENLSSVLQNIIAKAGDTESIGEN, encoded by the coding sequence ATGGAAACAATCTTTTTAGCAATAGAACCCAGCCTAACGGAGGTATCTATCGAGGACAATCTAGAACAATTTTTGATCGTCTTGTCCGTGTCTTTAAGCGTGGCAACTATTTCACGCATCTTTAGTTGGTTTCGGCAAATTCCCTATACCCTATTGTTAGTAATCGTCGGACTTGGTTTAGCCTTCGTGGATATTCGGCTAGTCAGTCTTTCTCCTGAACTAATTTTAGAAATTTTTCTCCCGCCTTTACTATTTGAAGCCGCTTGGAATACACGTTGGCGCAGTCTCCAGAATAGTTTAATCCCTGTAAGTCTATTTGCAATTTTTGGCGTAGTTATTTCTGTAGTTGGAGTAGCCTTTCCCCTCAGCTATTTTACTAATATGTCTTTGGCTACAGCTCTTTTAGTTGCTGCTAGTTTATCTTCCACCGATCCTGTATCTGTAGTAGCTTTGCTGCGGGAATTGGGAGCAAGTAAACGTTTAACAATTTTGATGGAAGGAGAAAGTCTGTTTAATGATGGGGTAGCGGTAGTCGCATTTTTGCTGCTGGTTAACATTCCTCTAGGTATTGGCGAATTTGATATCTCCACCATCATAATTCGGTTTATAACCTTTGTGGGTATAGGTTTTAGCGTTGGTGGCTTAATTGGATTTGCGATTTCTTATCTAACTCAAAGATTTGATTTACCTTTGGTAGAGCAATCCTTGACTTTGGTGTCGGCTTATGGAACATATCTAATTACTGAAGAATTAGGCGGTTCAGGGGTAATTGGCGTTGTTATCGCTGGCATTATTTTAGGTAATTTTGGTTCTCGGGTTGGTATGAATCCCCGTACTAGACTATTAGTTTCTGAATTTTGGGATTTTCTGGCATTTTTTGTCAATTCTATTGTTTTTTTGTTGATTGGTGACCAAATAAACTTTAGTAGTCTTAAAAGTAACTTCGGTCTAATTGTTATGGCGATCGCTTTTGTCTCATTTACCAGAGCAATAATGATCTTTGGCTTGGGCAATATTAGTAATTTATTTAGTCAAACCAAAACTAACCTCAGAGAACAAACTGTACTTTGGTGGGGTGGCTTAAGAGGTTCTGTCTCGATCGCTCTTGCATTAAGTGTTCCTGAAGTGTTAGCAAGTAGACAAGAAATTATTGATACAGTTTTTGGAGTAGTGCTATTTAGCCTTTTGGTTCAAGGATTGAGTATGAAATGGCTATTAAGTACTCTCGATCTAGTTGGCGATCAGCCTTTACGTCAAGAATATTCAGAGTTATTAGCCAGGAAAGTAGCCATGAAGCGTGTTTTAAAGTATTTGATTAATAATGAATTAGCTTCAGAAATCGATCCTGAATATTATCGCTATCAACAAGAATTGGTTAAGGGAGAACTAGAAAGTATTAAAGACAAAATGGTTTCTATGCAGAAAAAGTATGAAAATTTGCGATCGCTAACTATAGAACAGTTAAATGAGCAAATGTTAGATATTGAAGCTGATACTTATGCCGAATTTATCCGAGCTGGTAAACTAAATGAAAATCTTTCTTCTGTATTACAAAATATTATTGCTAAAGCAGGGGATACAGAATCTATAGGTGAAAACTGA
- a CDS encoding response regulator transcription factor — protein sequence MITILLVDDQALLCEMLKTWLDVEKDINVVGVAHDGQEAIAKVEQLQPDMVLMDIDMPQMDGLQATKIISQRFPKVKVIFLSGHDDDIYLGKSLRAGAKGYLLKNTTAEELVKKIRSVHKNINLLESVQNDDSLIPLQIQVEELIETYRLKLEDLVAQQNAHYSSNNLTQIEQKLEQRLDELEGKIDANQGNKFSQLEHKNQSSWRSIRQELINVNNQFNQANRSLSSQFSQQIVSLRQDLDRKLSEALDDWSRQRAALQEWAVQRDEMRPDLEDYELKNRQELISVLNPMRTSLYDVDRKLKTTQGWLRACGVFALLATLFSGYVLLSVVKSGDSLINPNNIIPGKDVESTN from the coding sequence ATGATTACTATTTTATTAGTAGACGATCAAGCTCTGCTCTGTGAAATGTTGAAAACTTGGCTTGATGTGGAAAAAGATATTAATGTTGTGGGGGTTGCTCATGATGGACAGGAAGCGATCGCTAAGGTAGAACAGCTTCAGCCTGATATGGTGCTGATGGACATTGATATGCCCCAGATGGACGGTTTACAGGCAACTAAGATTATTTCCCAGCGGTTTCCCAAAGTAAAAGTAATTTTTCTGAGTGGTCATGATGATGATATTTATCTAGGCAAATCACTGCGGGCTGGAGCTAAAGGATATCTACTCAAAAATACCACAGCCGAGGAACTGGTGAAGAAAATCCGTTCTGTTCACAAAAACATTAACTTGTTAGAGTCGGTGCAAAACGATGATTCTTTAATACCCTTACAAATTCAAGTAGAAGAATTAATTGAAACCTATCGTCTTAAATTAGAAGATCTGGTTGCTCAACAAAATGCTCACTACTCATCAAATAATTTGACACAAATCGAGCAAAAACTAGAACAACGCCTTGATGAATTAGAAGGCAAAATAGATGCTAACCAAGGGAATAAGTTTAGTCAGCTGGAACATAAAAATCAATCAAGTTGGAGATCGATACGTCAAGAATTAATCAACGTTAACAACCAATTTAATCAAGCAAATCGTAGTTTAAGCAGCCAATTTAGTCAGCAAATTGTTAGTTTGCGACAAGATCTCGATCGCAAACTATCTGAGGCTTTAGATGATTGGTCACGTCAGCGAGCAGCACTACAGGAATGGGCTGTACAGCGTGATGAGATGCGTCCTGACTTGGAAGATTATGAGTTAAAAAATCGCCAGGAATTAATATCTGTACTCAATCCAATGCGAACTTCATTATATGATGTAGATCGAAAGCTTAAGACCACTCAGGGTTGGCTGAGAGCCTGCGGAGTATTTGCTCTATTAGCCACATTGTTTTCAGGATATGTCTTACTGTCTGTGGTCAAGTCAGGGGACTCTCTAATCAATCCTAACAACATCATTCCAGGTAAAGATGTGGAATCAACCAATTAA